From the genome of Coregonus clupeaformis isolate EN_2021a unplaced genomic scaffold, ASM2061545v1 scaf2049, whole genome shotgun sequence, one region includes:
- the LOC121578567 gene encoding LOW QUALITY PROTEIN: nuclear receptor-binding factor 2 (The sequence of the model RefSeq protein was modified relative to this genomic sequence to represent the inferred CDS: inserted 4 bases in 3 codons; deleted 1 base in 1 codon) translates to MEVVDSPLNLAHQQSRKADRLLAAGKYEEAISCHGKAAELLREAMTLTECEQAGLSMALQRDSHVKQQRLIEEKWRRTRQEGKPRVLQSHPSLXQPPGLLTSEPPRHPEREYDTWLYLLKNKGAPPPKPCPGSKTHKDDKTRLEEQQTTIANLRRLLDHLAGENEKLTQDNQRLRGRTSXAEEDAADTDLLEKSELWVLPQSEERKNKEIPIPTLXPLEMPEDISLDDLPALELPEDSQHQLQALLDRDNKL, encoded by the exons ATGGAGGTAGTGGACAGTCCTCTAAACCTC GCCCATCAGCAGTCCAGGAAGGCAGACCGTTTGTTGGCAGCTGGTAAATATGAAGAAGCTATTTCCTGCCATGGGAAAGCTGCAG agcTGCTGAGGGAAGCCATGACGCTGACCGAGTGTGAACAG gcTGGTCTGTCCATGGCACTCCAGAGGGACAGCCACGTGAAGCAGCAGCGGCTGATTGAGGAGAAATGGAGGAGGACCAGACAGGAGGGCAAGCCCAGGGTCCTCCAGAGCCACCCCTCAC ACCAGCCCCCTGGCCTCTTGACCAGCGAGCCCCCCCGCCACCCAGAGAGGGAGTACGACACCTGGCTGTACCTCCTGAAGAACAAgggtgccccc ccccccaagcccTGCCCCGGCAGCAAAACCCACAAGGATGATAAGACCCGTCTGGAGGAGCAGCAGACCACCATCGCCAACCTGCGGCGCCTCCTGGACCATCTGGCGGGAGAGAACGAGAAGCTGACCCAGGACAACCAGCGCCTGCGTGGGAGAACATC GGCTGAAGAGGACGCGGCGGACACAGACTTACTGGAGAAGTCAGAGCTGTGGGTTCTGCCTCagtcagaggagaggaagaacaaGGAGATCCCCATCCCTACCC CCCCTCTGGAGATGCCCGAGGACATCTCTCTGGATGACCTGCCTGCCCTGGAGCTCCCCGAGGACAGCCAGCACCAACTGCAGGCGCTGCTGGACAGAGACAACAAGCTGTGA